In one Corallococcus silvisoli genomic region, the following are encoded:
- a CDS encoding acetyl-CoA carboxylase biotin carboxylase subunit — translation MPKIRKVLVANRGEIAIRVMRTCKDLGIATVAVYSEADRSALHVRTADQAYFVGPPPSRESYLVQERILEVAKQSGADAIHPGYGFLSENASFVRACEKAGITFIGPPAAAMDAMGEKTRARANMIKAGVPVVPGTTEPIATIEEAREYARNIGFPIMLKAAGGGGGKGMRRVEGLGDFDSAWRSAKSEALNAFGNDSVYIEKYLEKPHHVEIQVFADQYGNTIHLNERECSAQRRHQKVVEETPSPILTAEMRAKMGEVAVKAAKAVNYVGAGTVEFLVDVHRNFYFLEMNTRLQVEHPVTEWVTGLDLVAMQIKAAEGEKLPLFEAPTPRGHAIEVRVYAEDPARNFMPSPGKIQALRVPSGPNVRDDSGVFAGFTVPNFYDPMISKLSVWGATREEAIARAKRALSEYVVKGITTNIRYLHGILSHPEFVAGDYDTSFLTREHTALLGAEDPKLSEVALLASTLHAFQRDQKRAKTLPAGASAGGNGRISPWRLALKSRRR, via the coding sequence ATGCCCAAGATCCGCAAAGTGCTCGTCGCCAACCGCGGCGAGATCGCCATCCGGGTGATGCGCACCTGCAAGGACCTCGGCATCGCCACGGTGGCGGTGTACTCCGAAGCAGACCGTTCCGCGCTGCATGTGCGCACCGCAGACCAGGCCTATTTCGTCGGCCCCCCGCCCTCGCGCGAGAGCTACCTCGTGCAGGAGCGCATCCTGGAGGTCGCGAAGCAGTCCGGCGCGGACGCCATCCACCCCGGCTACGGCTTCCTCTCCGAGAACGCGTCCTTCGTGCGCGCCTGCGAGAAGGCCGGCATCACCTTCATCGGCCCGCCGGCCGCCGCCATGGACGCCATGGGGGAGAAGACCCGCGCCCGCGCCAACATGATCAAGGCGGGCGTGCCCGTCGTCCCCGGCACCACCGAGCCCATCGCCACCATCGAGGAAGCGCGCGAGTACGCGCGGAACATCGGCTTCCCCATCATGCTCAAGGCCGCCGGCGGCGGCGGCGGCAAGGGCATGCGCCGCGTGGAGGGCCTGGGCGACTTCGACTCCGCCTGGCGCTCCGCCAAGAGCGAGGCGCTCAACGCCTTCGGCAACGACTCGGTCTACATCGAGAAGTACCTGGAGAAGCCCCACCACGTGGAGATCCAGGTCTTCGCGGACCAGTACGGCAACACCATCCACCTGAACGAGCGCGAGTGCTCCGCGCAGCGCCGTCACCAGAAGGTGGTGGAGGAGACGCCCAGCCCCATCCTCACGGCGGAGATGCGCGCGAAGATGGGCGAGGTCGCGGTGAAGGCGGCCAAGGCCGTCAACTACGTGGGCGCCGGGACGGTGGAGTTCCTGGTGGACGTGCACCGCAACTTCTACTTCCTGGAGATGAACACCCGCCTCCAGGTGGAGCACCCGGTGACGGAGTGGGTGACGGGCCTGGACCTGGTCGCCATGCAGATCAAGGCCGCGGAGGGGGAGAAGCTGCCCCTCTTCGAGGCGCCCACGCCGCGCGGTCACGCCATCGAGGTGCGCGTGTACGCGGAGGACCCCGCGCGCAACTTCATGCCCAGCCCCGGGAAGATCCAGGCGCTGCGCGTGCCCAGCGGGCCGAACGTGCGGGATGACTCGGGCGTGTTCGCGGGCTTCACGGTGCCCAACTTCTACGACCCCATGATCTCCAAGCTGTCCGTGTGGGGCGCCACGCGCGAGGAGGCCATCGCGCGGGCCAAGCGCGCGCTCTCCGAGTACGTGGTGAAGGGCATCACCACCAACATCCGCTACCTGCACGGCATCCTGTCCCACCCGGAGTTCGTGGCGGGCGACTACGACACCAGCTTCCTCACGCGCGAGCACACCGCGCTGCTGGGCGCGGAGGACCCCAAGCTGAGCGAGGTGGCGCTGCTGGCCAGCACGCTCCACGCCTTCCAGCGCGACCAGAAGCGCGCGAAGACGCTGCCCGCGGGAGCCAGCGCGGGGGGCAACGGCCGCATCAGCCCGTGGCGTCTGGCGCTGAAGAGCCGCCGCCGCTGA
- a CDS encoding acyl-CoA carboxylase subunit beta, with protein sequence MDATSEKDPLRARLQQMEQQAEQGGGTERIAKQHEAGKLTARERIDLLLDPGSFSELDKFVTHRSHDFGMGDKKILGDGVVTGYGTVEGRQVFVFAQDFTVFGGSLSGAYAQKICKIMDMATRVGAPVIGLNDSGGARIQEGVESLAGYADIFLRNTLASGVVPQISLILGPCAGGAVYSPAITDFIMMVKDTSYMFITGPDVIKTVTHEEVSKEALGGALTHNQKSGVAHFAAENEQAAIAMTRELLSYLPSNNQEDPPAQPCDDDPFRAEESLKSIVPANPNKPYDIKEIIRAIVDSKHFFEVQEHFAKNIVVGFARMNGRSVGIVANQPAVLAGCLDIDASVKAARFVRFCDCFNIPLLTLVDVPGFLPGTDQEWGGIITHGAKLLYAYAEATVPKITLITRKAYGGAYDVMASKHIRADINYAYPTAEIAVMGPEGAVNIIFRNEILKAQDANAERKKLTDDYREKFANPFKAAELGYIDEVIRPEETRAKVIRALEMLKDKRQENPPRKHGNIPL encoded by the coding sequence ATGGACGCGACCTCCGAGAAGGATCCTCTCCGCGCACGGCTCCAGCAGATGGAGCAGCAGGCCGAGCAGGGCGGCGGCACCGAGCGCATCGCCAAGCAACACGAGGCCGGCAAGCTCACCGCCCGCGAGCGCATCGACCTGCTCCTCGACCCCGGCTCCTTCAGCGAGCTGGACAAGTTCGTCACCCACCGCAGCCACGACTTCGGCATGGGCGACAAGAAGATCCTCGGCGACGGCGTCGTCACCGGCTACGGCACCGTGGAAGGCCGCCAGGTGTTCGTCTTCGCCCAGGACTTCACCGTCTTCGGCGGCTCGCTGTCCGGCGCCTATGCCCAGAAGATCTGCAAGATCATGGACATGGCCACCCGCGTGGGCGCGCCCGTCATCGGGCTCAACGACTCCGGCGGCGCGCGCATCCAGGAAGGCGTGGAGAGCCTGGCCGGCTACGCGGACATCTTCCTGCGCAACACGCTGGCCTCCGGCGTCGTGCCCCAGATTTCGCTCATCCTGGGGCCGTGCGCGGGCGGCGCGGTGTACTCGCCCGCCATCACCGACTTCATCATGATGGTGAAGGACACGTCGTACATGTTCATCACCGGCCCAGACGTCATCAAGACGGTGACGCACGAAGAGGTCTCCAAGGAGGCCCTGGGCGGCGCGCTCACGCACAACCAGAAGTCCGGCGTCGCCCACTTCGCCGCGGAGAACGAGCAGGCCGCCATCGCGATGACCCGCGAGCTGCTCTCGTACCTGCCCTCCAACAACCAGGAGGATCCGCCCGCCCAGCCGTGTGACGACGACCCGTTCCGCGCCGAGGAGTCGCTCAAGTCCATCGTCCCGGCGAACCCGAACAAGCCCTACGACATCAAGGAGATCATCCGGGCCATCGTCGACTCGAAGCACTTCTTCGAGGTGCAGGAGCACTTCGCCAAGAACATCGTCGTCGGCTTCGCGCGGATGAACGGCCGGAGCGTGGGCATCGTCGCCAACCAGCCCGCGGTGCTCGCCGGCTGCCTGGACATCGACGCCAGCGTGAAGGCCGCGCGCTTCGTGCGCTTCTGCGACTGCTTCAACATCCCCCTGCTCACCCTGGTGGACGTGCCCGGCTTCCTCCCCGGCACCGACCAGGAGTGGGGCGGCATCATCACCCACGGCGCCAAGCTGCTCTACGCGTACGCGGAAGCCACCGTCCCGAAGATTACCCTCATCACCCGCAAGGCCTACGGCGGCGCGTACGACGTGATGGCGTCCAAGCACATCCGCGCGGACATCAACTACGCCTACCCCACCGCGGAGATCGCCGTGATGGGTCCCGAGGGCGCGGTGAACATCATCTTCCGCAATGAAATCCTGAAGGCCCAGGACGCCAACGCGGAGCGCAAGAAGCTCACGGACGACTACCGCGAGAAGTTCGCCAACCCGTTCAAGGCGGCGGAGCTGGGCTACATCGACGAGGTCATCCGCCCGGAGGAGACCCGCGCCAAGGTCATCCGCGCCCTGGAGATGCTCAAGGACAAGCGCCAGGAGAACCCGCCGCGCAAGCACGGCAACATCCCGCTGTAG